A window of Paenibacillus sp. 19GGS1-52 contains these coding sequences:
- the purE gene encoding 5-(carboxyamino)imidazole ribonucleotide mutase — MSVQVAVIMGSKSDWETMEHACAVLEELDLSYEKKVISAHRTPDLMFQYAEAAAGRGIRVIIAGAGGAAHLPGMVAAKTILPVIGVPVQTKALNGLDSLLSIVQMPGGIPVATVAIGRAGAVNAGLLAAQIIGAFDPEVQSRVQLRRDAIRDEVLEGSDSL; from the coding sequence ATGTCTGTGCAGGTGGCTGTCATCATGGGCAGTAAATCAGATTGGGAAACGATGGAGCATGCTTGTGCGGTGCTGGAGGAGCTTGATCTGTCTTATGAGAAAAAAGTAATATCCGCGCATCGGACACCGGATTTGATGTTCCAATATGCAGAAGCAGCAGCGGGCCGCGGCATCCGCGTTATTATTGCTGGAGCGGGCGGAGCAGCGCATCTGCCAGGAATGGTAGCGGCGAAGACGATTTTGCCAGTCATTGGAGTGCCTGTACAGACCAAGGCCTTAAACGGTCTGGATTCCTTGCTCTCGATCGTACAGATGCCTGGTGGCATTCCAGTAGCTACGGTAGCCATCGGCCGCGCTGGGGCCGTAAATGCAGGACTGCTGGCAGCACAGATCATCGGAGCCTTCGATCCTGAAGTACAGAGCCGGGTGCAATTACGGCGTGATGCAATTCGCGATGAAGTACTGGAAGGCAGCGACAGTCTATGA
- a CDS encoding universal stress protein yields the protein MLFSKILLAYDGSKASNQALERAIELAKVTPGSSLHVVHAFEFPRFFIGEALAPLPASVNKEYYDLAVQTTEEVKSRLESEGLNAAVELLQGSPAEVILKYAKQHDVDVIVIGSRGLGGIREFVLGSVSHNVVQSARIPVLVVK from the coding sequence ATGTTATTCTCTAAAATTTTGCTCGCCTACGACGGTTCAAAGGCATCCAATCAAGCATTGGAGCGCGCAATTGAGCTGGCTAAGGTAACCCCAGGATCTTCATTACATGTCGTACATGCATTTGAATTCCCAAGGTTTTTTATCGGGGAAGCGCTCGCGCCTCTGCCGGCTTCAGTGAACAAGGAATATTATGATTTGGCAGTACAGACGACTGAGGAAGTAAAAAGCCGTTTGGAATCAGAAGGTCTGAATGCTGCAGTGGAGCTATTACAGGGTTCACCTGCTGAAGTGATTCTGAAATATGCCAAACAACATGATGTTGATGTTATTGTTATTGGTAGCCGCGGCCTTGGAGGCATTCGTGAATTTGTTCTGGGTAGCGTGAGTCACAACGTAGTGCAGAGTGCACGTATTCCTGTATTGGTAGTGAAATAG
- the purK gene encoding 5-(carboxyamino)imidazole ribonucleotide synthase encodes MRPEELKVAGVIRQESGLKAEAEKANAVRTLLPGSTVGVLGGGQLGRMMALAGSAMGYRFVALDPAPDAPCGQVTPQIIAAYDDRAAARELAQRADVITYEFENVDAGVAALLTEESYVPQGSALLYTTQHRLREKAAIEAAGVPVAPYRKVGSLAELERAAAELGLPCVLKTATGGYDGKGQAVIRSEEELGTAFRQLVPESSSDKANEPELVLEKFIAFQCEISVVAARSAGGEVKSFPPAENIHVNNILHVSIVPARVPEDIQQRACKLAETLISGLNAVGLLAVEMFVTGDGELFVNELAPRPHNSGHYTMDACVTSQFEQHVRAICNLPLGDTSLLTPVVMVNVLGEHLEGTIEVLSKADEEANRLGISPKLHIYGKTESKLGRKMGHINLLCKDTGDGLSWVEQTNLWRN; translated from the coding sequence ATGAGACCGGAGGAGCTGAAAGTGGCAGGAGTGATTCGCCAGGAAAGTGGACTGAAGGCGGAGGCAGAAAAGGCAAATGCCGTCCGGACGCTGTTGCCCGGCTCGACTGTCGGCGTGCTTGGCGGCGGGCAGCTCGGGCGTATGATGGCGCTAGCCGGCAGCGCCATGGGCTATCGCTTCGTGGCGCTGGACCCCGCGCCGGATGCGCCCTGCGGGCAAGTTACGCCGCAAATCATTGCGGCGTATGATGACCGGGCCGCGGCGCGGGAGCTGGCGCAACGCGCAGACGTCATCACGTACGAGTTCGAGAACGTGGATGCAGGCGTGGCCGCGCTGCTGACGGAGGAGTCGTACGTGCCGCAGGGCAGCGCGCTGCTGTATACGACGCAGCATCGGCTGCGCGAGAAAGCCGCCATCGAGGCAGCGGGCGTGCCCGTCGCCCCGTACCGGAAGGTCGGCAGCCTTGCGGAGCTTGAGCGCGCGGCAGCCGAGCTTGGACTACCCTGTGTGCTGAAGACAGCTACAGGGGGCTATGACGGCAAGGGACAAGCCGTCATTCGCAGCGAAGAAGAGCTGGGCACAGCCTTTCGGCAATTGGTGCCAGAATCCAGTTCCGACAAAGCGAATGAGCCGGAGCTGGTGCTGGAGAAATTCATCGCTTTTCAATGCGAGATTTCTGTAGTTGCTGCGCGAAGTGCTGGAGGCGAGGTGAAGAGCTTCCCGCCTGCCGAGAATATCCATGTGAACAATATCCTGCATGTTTCCATTGTGCCTGCAAGAGTCCCGGAGGACATTCAACAGCGGGCCTGCAAGTTGGCAGAGACGCTAATATCCGGACTGAACGCTGTTGGACTGCTGGCGGTGGAAATGTTCGTCACGGGGGACGGAGAATTGTTCGTGAATGAGCTGGCTCCCCGACCGCATAATTCAGGTCACTACACTATGGATGCTTGTGTGACCTCACAGTTCGAGCAGCATGTCCGGGCCATCTGCAACTTGCCGCTCGGCGATACCTCACTGCTGACCCCAGTGGTCATGGTAAATGTGCTCGGAGAGCATCTGGAGGGTACGATTGAGGTCTTAAGTAAAGCAGATGAAGAAGCAAATCGGCTGGGGATTTCACCTAAGCTTCATATATATGGCAAGACAGAAAGTAAGCTAGGCCGCAAAATGGGCCATATTAACCTGCTCTGCAAGGATACCGGAGACGGATTGTCCTGGGTAGAGCAAACTAACCTTTGGAGGAACTGA